One Pullulanibacillus sp. KACC 23026 DNA segment encodes these proteins:
- the rocF gene encoding arginase encodes MNRHISVIGVPMDLGQSRRGVDMGPSAMRYAGLIQRLESLGYEIEDCGDVTIGRPEKSSSIKGLKNLKAVSEANQQLAQIVEGEVNKGRFPLVLGGDHSIAIGTLAGVSKSYQNLGVIWYDAHVDLNTAETSPSGNIHGMPLAASMGLGDSSLINIGGYAPKVKPENIVIIGARSIDEGERELIKRTNIKVYTMHEIDKIGMTAVIKETVDYLKDRTDGIHLSFDLDSLDPSEAPGVGTPVIGGVTYRESHLALEMFAQANVITSAEFVEVNPILDDKNKTGTLAVDLTASLFGEKLL; translated from the coding sequence ATGAATAGACACATTTCAGTGATTGGAGTCCCAATGGATTTGGGGCAATCAAGACGTGGTGTAGATATGGGCCCAAGCGCCATGCGCTATGCCGGATTAATACAGCGGTTAGAATCGTTGGGTTATGAAATTGAGGATTGCGGAGATGTGACGATTGGACGGCCAGAAAAGTCCTCTAGTATTAAAGGGTTAAAAAATTTAAAAGCGGTTTCAGAGGCGAATCAACAATTAGCACAAATTGTTGAAGGAGAAGTTAACAAAGGTCGTTTTCCGTTAGTTTTAGGCGGCGACCACAGTATTGCTATTGGAACACTAGCCGGTGTTTCAAAGTCATATCAGAATTTGGGAGTTATCTGGTATGATGCTCATGTTGATCTTAATACGGCTGAGACATCCCCAAGCGGGAACATTCATGGAATGCCGTTAGCTGCGAGCATGGGGCTTGGCGATTCGTCCTTGATTAACATTGGAGGTTATGCCCCAAAAGTAAAGCCCGAGAACATCGTCATCATTGGTGCGCGTTCCATTGACGAAGGCGAGCGCGAGCTTATTAAGAGAACGAACATTAAGGTTTATACCATGCACGAAATTGATAAAATAGGAATGACAGCAGTCATAAAAGAGACGGTGGATTATCTGAAGGATAGGACCGATGGCATTCATCTAAGCTTTGATTTAGATAGTCTTGATCCCTCTGAAGCTCCTGGTGTCGGAACACCTGTGATTGGCGGTGTGACTTATCGAGAAAGCCATCTCGCTCTAGAAATGTTTGCTCAAGCAAATGTGATCACATCAGCAGAATTTGTGGAAGTGAATCCAATCCTTGATGACAAGAACAAAACGGGGACATTAGCTGTCGATTTGACAGCCTCGCTATTCGGTGAAAAGCTGTTATAA
- the sigW gene encoding RNA polymerase sigma factor SigW, with amino-acid sequence MNDDVREIIMDLRKGNQEAFRELVDLYKRQVYAICLRLVHLPTEAEDLAQEAFLRAYSNIDSYDIDKKFSTWLYRIATNISIDYLRKRRPSVYLDAEVPGTEGVTLQSQLSAEDLSPDEEAVKSEERQDLYNAIESLPVKYRSAIILKYVDDLSLNEISEILELPVATVKTHIHRGREALRKRLVKH; translated from the coding sequence ATGAATGATGACGTGAGAGAAATTATTATGGATTTGAGGAAGGGTAATCAGGAGGCTTTTCGAGAACTGGTAGACCTTTATAAAAGACAGGTCTATGCCATTTGCCTGAGATTAGTTCATTTACCCACAGAGGCTGAGGACTTAGCCCAAGAGGCCTTTTTACGAGCTTATTCAAACATCGATAGTTATGATATAGATAAAAAGTTTTCAACATGGCTGTATCGGATTGCAACCAATATTTCAATTGATTACTTAAGAAAGCGTCGCCCGAGTGTCTATTTGGATGCGGAGGTTCCGGGAACAGAGGGGGTCACCCTGCAGTCTCAACTGTCGGCAGAGGATTTGAGCCCTGACGAAGAAGCGGTTAAGTCTGAAGAAAGACAAGACCTCTACAATGCCATTGAGTCACTTCCGGTCAAATATCGATCAGCTATTATCTTAAAGTATGTGGATGATTTAAGTCTCAATGAAATTAGCGAGATATTAGAGCTTCCTGTTGCTACAGTCAAAACGCATATTCACCGGGGCAGAGAAGCCCTGCGGAAACGTCTGGTGAAGCACTAA
- the cdaA gene encoding diadenylate cyclase CdaA yields the protein MYSWSDINIINLLRNAVDILLVTYVVYKIIMVIRGTKAVQLVKGITVIVVIWFLSSLLGLKTLNWMLTYAVTYGLIAIIIIFQPELRRALEQLGRGRLFSRDTQQEDKLTNSVDAIVKATSYMAKRRIGALISLERETGLNDYIETGIPMNATLTSQLLINIFIPNTPLHDGAVVVRENEIMAAGCYLPLSESPLISKELGTRHRAAMGVSEVTDSITVVVSEETGGISLTKNGELHRNLTEERLGEILTQEWANQAKGTVAIRWNWRGKKNG from the coding sequence ATGTATTCATGGTCTGATATAAATATCATTAATTTGTTACGAAATGCTGTAGACATACTCCTTGTCACTTATGTAGTTTACAAAATTATTATGGTGATTCGAGGGACAAAAGCAGTCCAGCTAGTAAAAGGGATTACCGTTATTGTTGTCATTTGGTTTTTGAGCAGTTTATTAGGCTTGAAAACGTTGAATTGGATGCTGACATATGCCGTTACATATGGGTTAATTGCGATTATAATCATCTTCCAACCTGAATTAAGAAGAGCGTTAGAGCAACTTGGGAGAGGCCGGCTATTCTCACGGGATACCCAGCAGGAGGATAAACTCACCAATTCTGTTGATGCCATTGTTAAAGCGACTTCCTACATGGCAAAACGCCGAATTGGTGCGTTAATCTCATTGGAGAGAGAAACCGGTCTAAATGATTATATTGAGACGGGAATTCCAATGAATGCTACTCTCACTTCACAGCTTTTGATCAATATTTTTATTCCTAATACACCTCTTCATGATGGAGCGGTTGTTGTTCGGGAAAATGAAATCATGGCAGCAGGTTGTTACTTACCTTTATCTGAAAGCCCGTTGATATCAAAAGAATTGGGGACAAGGCACAGAGCCGCTATGGGGGTTAGTGAGGTTACTGATAGTATTACGGTTGTTGTCTCTGAGGAAACAGGGGGCATTTCGCTTACAAAAAACGGTGAATTGCATCGAAACTTAACCGAAGAAAGATTGGGTGAGATTTTAACCCAGGAATGGGCCAATCAAGCGAAAGGCACGGTTGCAATTCGTTGGAATTGGAGAGGGAAGAAGAATGGATAG